The Nocardia sp. XZ_19_385 genome window below encodes:
- a CDS encoding TetR/AcrR family transcriptional regulator — protein sequence MPKALTREELQARTREQILAAAEVVFRTRGYHSTTMGQVAAQAGRSHGAIYSNFTGKEDLCLALLQAHFEQVLADLSQAVLAVDGTEAKLEVMQQQWAQLLEQPEWISLAADFVMATRNSLEHEQANRATIDIFTAGLQALLYSQADAEGVTITDPALVEQAIAALLATGIGLAVGQALGAVPREVATTAFIENVRTWIQRV from the coding sequence ATGCCCAAGGCTCTGACCCGGGAGGAGTTACAAGCGCGCACGCGCGAGCAGATCCTCGCGGCGGCGGAAGTCGTGTTTCGCACCCGTGGATACCACTCCACCACGATGGGTCAGGTCGCTGCCCAGGCCGGGCGCTCGCACGGTGCGATCTACAGTAACTTCACCGGCAAAGAGGACCTGTGCCTTGCGCTGCTGCAAGCGCATTTCGAACAAGTCCTGGCAGACCTATCCCAGGCTGTTCTGGCCGTCGACGGGACCGAGGCGAAGCTGGAAGTGATGCAGCAGCAGTGGGCACAACTGCTGGAACAACCCGAATGGATCAGTCTGGCAGCGGATTTCGTCATGGCCACCCGCAACAGCCTGGAGCACGAGCAAGCCAACCGAGCGACCATCGACATTTTCACCGCTGGTCTCCAAGCGCTGCTGTACTCCCAAGCCGACGCTGAGGGCGTGACGATCACCGACCCTGCACTCGTCGAGCAGGCGATAGCGGCGCTGCTCGCAACTGGTATCGGGCTGGCTGTGGGCCAAGCATTGGGCGCTGTCCCTCGCGAAGTCGCGACAACCGCCTTCATCGAGAACGTGCGCACGTGGATTCAGCGCGTCTAA